One region of Gossypium raimondii isolate GPD5lz chromosome 6, ASM2569854v1, whole genome shotgun sequence genomic DNA includes:
- the LOC105772943 gene encoding transcription initiation factor IIF subunit alpha — MSFDLMLKPSCSGCGSSQDLYGSNCKHMTLCVSCGKTMAENQGKCFECGAIVTRLIREYNVRASPSTDKNYFIGRFMTGLPNFSKKKNAENRWSLQKDGLQGRQVTDALREKYKNKPWLLEDETGQAQYQGQLEGSQSATYYLLMMQGKEFVAIPAGSWYNFNKVAQYKQLTLEEAEEKMKNRRKTADGYERWMMKAANNGAAAFGEVEKIDEKETAAAGGRGRKKSTGEEEEGHVSDRGEEDEEEEAARKNRLGLNKKSGDDDEEGPRGGDLDMDDDDIEKGDDWEHEEIFTDDDEAVGNDPEERDLAPEVPAPPEIKEDEDEEDEEQEGGLSKSGKELKKLLGKASGLNDSDADEDDDDEDVDDDMNFNPTPAPKQKDAPKEEPADNSPMKPAPSASARGTPAASKSSKGKRKGDDTKASNGTPLKKVKSEPESKTSVKEENTSASKGSAPSKGTSSSAKAGSTSAASASSSKAGSASTAGPVTEEEIRAVLLQKAPVTTSDLVAKFKARLKSPEDKKAFADILRRISKIQKTNGPNNYVVLREK; from the exons ATGTCTTTCGATCTCATGCTGAAGCCGTCCTGCAGCGGCTGCGGATCCTCCCAAGATCTGTACGGTAGCAACTGCAAGCACATGACCCTCTGCGTCTCTTGTGGCAAAACCATGGCCGAGAACCAAGGCAAATGCTTCGAATGTGGCGCCATTGTCACCCGCTTGATTCGA GAATACAATGTTAGAGCAAGTCCTAGCACCGACAAGAACTACTTTATTGGTAGGTTTATGACTGGGTTGCCCAatttttcaaagaagaaaaatgctGAGAATAGATGGTCTCTGCAAAAAGATGGGCTACAAGGACGCCAAGTTACTGATGCTTTGCGG GAGAAATATAAGAACAAACCTTGGTTGTTGGAGGATGAAACAGGTCAGGCTCAATATCAAGGTCAACTTGAAGGTTCACAGTCGGCAACTTATTACCTGCTTATGATGCAAGGAAAGGAATTTGTAGCGATTCCTGCTGGTTCTTG GTACAATTTTAACAAGGTTGCTCAGTATAAGCAACTTACACTAGAAGAAGctgaagaaaaaatgaagaacagGAGGAAGACTGCAGATGGTTATGAGAGATGGATGATGAAAGCTGCGAATAATGGCGCTGCTGCGTTTGGTGAAGTGGAGAAGATTGATGAAAAAGAAACTGCTGCTGCTGGTGGGAGGGGACGTAAAAAGTCAACTGGTGAGGAGGAAGAAGGTCATGTATCAGATAGaggagaagaagatgaagaagaggaAGCTGCCAGGAAGAATAGGCTTGGACTTAACAAAAAAAgtggtgatgatgatgaagaaggtCCAAGGGGAGGTGATCTTGATATGGATGATGATGATATTGAGAAGG GTGATGATTGGGAGCATGAAGAAATATTCACTGATGATGATGAAGCTGTTGGTAACGATCCTGAGGAAAGGGATTTGGCCCCTGAAGTTCCTGCTCCACCGGAAATCAAGGAG GATGAAGACGAGGAGGATGAGGAGCAAGAAGGAGGACTGAGTAAGTCCGGGAAAGAGTTGAAGAAGCTATTAGGGAAAGCTAGTGGGCTTAATGATTCAGATGCAGacgaagatgatgatgatgaggat gTGGATGATGATATGAACTTTAATCCTACACCAGCTCCTAAGCAGAAGGATGCACCTAAAGAAGAACCAGCTGACAACAGTCCAATGAAACCGGCTCCTTCAGCTTCTGCTCGGGGAACCCCAGCTGCATCTAAGTCATCAAAGGGAAAGAGAAAAGGTGATGATACAAAAGCATCAAATGGTACCCCTCTGAAGAAGGTTAAATCAGAACCT GAGTCAAAAACTTCTGTGAAGGAGGAAAATACATCTGCTTCGAAAGGCAGTGCGCCTTCCAAGGGCACATCATCCTCTGCAAAAGCTGGATCAACATCAGCTGCCAGTGCTTCTTCTTCTAAAGCAGGTTCAGCATCAACTGCTGGACCTGTAACTGAAGAAGAAATCAGGGCTGTGTTATTACAAAAGGCACCTGTAACAACATCTGATCTTGTTGCTAAATTTAAAGCTAGGTTAAAATCTCCGGAG GACAAGAAGGCTTTTGCAGATATTCTTAGGCGAATTTCTAAGATACAAAAGACGAATGGGCCTAATAACTACGTCGTGTTGAGAGAAAAGTGA
- the LOC105771703 gene encoding mannan endo-1,4-beta-mannosidase 6, which translates to MASDWRDKKLYPLLGILLLSIFLYFNLGSNPITFPILWQSHMGFVSANSTHFIIVNPRAPLENQSTFYINGWNSYWLMQESVWAGPSRSRVSKMLKKGAEMGLTVCRTWAFNDGVGPNALQISPGVFNERVFRGLDYVIVEARKRGIRLILSLVNNLSNFGGKAQYVRWAQEAGHNVSSSTDSFFSHPMIKDYYKAYVKAILSRKNSLSGVKYADEPAIFAWELMNEPRCSSSSSAPILQAWLNEMAAFVKSLDQKHLVTVGLEGFYGLNTTKGLEVNPGEWAASLGSDFIQNSAIENIDFASIHAYPDSWMPHDDMEAKARFLSRWVDSHISDGDHVLKKPVIFTEVGSLVHADNQGLADKDILLKTMYEKIYESAKKRQAGAGALIWQLLVEGVGEYSDRFSFVAWDNPSTYKLILKQSCRLKSIFAKSIQSRKLNKDPCSGNLP; encoded by the exons ATGGCATCAGATTGGAGAGACAAGAAGCTTTATCCTTTGCTGGGCATCCTTttactttccattttcctctacTTCAATTTGGGCAGTAATCCCATTACCTTTCCCATCCTATGGCAATCCCATATGGGTTTCGTTTCTGCAAACTCCACGCATTTCATCATCGTCAACCCCCGCGCTCCACTGGAGAACCAGTCAACTTTCTACATCAACGGCTGGAACTCCTATTGGCTAATGCAGGAGAGCGTGTGGGCTGGTCCCTCCAGGTCAAGGGTGTCGAAGATGCTTAAGAAAGGGGCGGAAATGGGGTTGACCGTTTGCAGGACTTGGGCTTTTAACGATGGTGTTGGACCTAATGCCTTGCAGATATCTCCTGGTGTCTTTAACGAACGAGTCTTTCGG GGATTGGATTATGTGATTGTTGAAGCAAGGAAGCGTGGGATTAGGTTGATTCTAAGTTTGGTGAACAATTTAAGTAACTTTGGTGGGAAAGCTCAGTATGTGAGATGGGCACAAGAAGCTGGACATAATGTTTCTTCTTCAACtgattcatttttttcacaccCTATGATTAAAGATTACTACAAGGCCTATGTCAAG GCTATTTTGTCTAGAAAGAATTCCTTGAGTGGTGTTAAGTATGCTGATGAACCGGCAATATTTGCTTGGGAGCTGATGAATGAGCCCCGTTGTTCATCCAGTTCCTCTGCTCCCATTCTTCAG GCATGGCTTAATGAGATGGCTGCTTTTGTCAAGAGTCTGGATCAGAAACATCTAGTGACTGTTGGACTTGAGGGGTTTTATGGCCTGAATACAACTAAGGGACTGGAGGTTAATCCTGGGGAATGGGCAGCCTCACTTGGATCAGATTTTATACAGAACTCAGCAATTGAGAACATTGACTTTGCTTCGATTCATGCATACCCTGATAGCTG GATGCCCCATGATGATATGGAAGCAAAGGCTCGTTTTCTTTCCCGGTGGGTGGATTCTCATATAAGTGATGGGGATCATGTGCTTAAAAAACCGGTTATCTTTACGGAAGTTGGCTCTTTGGTGCATGCAGACAACCAAGGATTAGCTGACAAGGATATTCTTTTAAAGACCATGTATGAAAAAATTTACGAGTCGGCAAAGAAGAGACAAGCTGGGGCAGGGGCCTTAATTTGGCAATTACTAGTTGAAGGAGTGGGGGAATATAGTGACAGATTTTCCTTTGTAGCATGGGATAATCCTTCTACCTATAAACTGATACTAAAACAATCATGCAGGCTTAAAAGCATTTTCGCAAAGAGCATTCAGAGCCGGAAACTTAACAAGGATCCATGCTCTGGTAATCTACCTTGA
- the LOC105771706 gene encoding acyl-CoA--sterol O-acyltransferase 1: protein MASEGINKFIKLWLCIIISLCYCYSIGRTKKTPKGIVRLLCLLPVMCLFLAIPLNISSIHFAGTTAFSISWLANFKLLLFAFGKGPLSSPSLSLPRFIAIACFPIKIQQHPSHLNVYQTPTNYAIKVLLFALLLSVYDYTHHIHPTILLVLYCFHVYFCLEIILVTVATLTRALLGLELEKQFNEPYLSTSLQDFWGKRWNLMATSVLRPTAYEPVRNTAARFIGRKRALLPAVFGTFVVSGIMHELIFYYLGRVWPTWEVMRFFLLHGVCVTAEIVLKNAFADKWPLPREVSTPLTVGFVMITGNWLFFPPLLRCGAKERALEEYAVLGAFIKNVTTLTFSSFKSH, encoded by the coding sequence ATGGCGAGCGAGGGGATAAACAAGTTCATCAAGCTTTGGCTCTGCATAATCATTTCCCTGTGCTACTGCTACTCCATAGGTAGAACCAAGAAAACCCCTAAAGGAATTGTACGGCTTCTTTGTTTATTGCCAGTTATGTGCCTATTCCTCGCCATCCCACTCAACATCTCCTCCATACATTTCGCTGGTACCACTGCTTTCTCCATCTCTTGGCTTGCTAACTTCAAGCTTTTACTTTTCGCCTTCGGCAAAGGCCCTTTATCATCCCCATCTCTCTCTTTACCTCGTTTCATTGCCATTGCTTGTTTCCCTATCAAAATCCAACAACACCCTTCACATCTAAATGTCTATCAAACACCTACAAACTATGCAATCAAGGTTCTGCTTTTTGCCTTGTTGCTTAGTGTATATGACTATACGCACCATATCCACCCTACGATCTTGTTGGTTCTGTATTGTTTTCATGTATACTTTTGTCTAGAGATTATCCTAGTAACGGTGGCGACCTTGACTCGAGCCTTGTTGGGTCTCGAGCTAGAGAAACAGTTTAACGAACCCTATCTCTCCACCTCGCTGCAAGATTTCTGGGGTAAGAGATGGAACCTCATGGCAACTAGTGTTCTACGACCGACGGCGTACGAACCTGTCCGGAACACCGCTGCTCGTTTCATTGGTCGTAAACGGGCTCTGCTTCCGGCGGTTTTCGGGACTTTTGTGGTGTCGGGAATCATGCACGAGCTGATTTTCTATTACCTGGGACGCGTGTGGCCGACATGGGAAGTCATGCGGTTCTTTCTTCTCCATGGAGTATGTGTGACGGCGGAGATCGTTCTGAAGAACGCCTTTGCGGATAAGTGGCCGTTGCCCAGGGAGGTTTCTACGCCGTTGACGGTTGGATTCGTGATGATTACTGGTAACTGGCTATTTTTCCCACCGCTTCTACGGTGTGGGGCTAAGGAGAGGGCGCTTGAAGAGTACGCGGTGCTAGGCGCGTTTATTAAGAATGTTACTACGCTAACCTTCAGCTCTTTCAAGTCACATTGA